In one Candidatus Omnitrophota bacterium genomic region, the following are encoded:
- a CDS encoding sugar ABC transporter permease: MRIKSTLENYLFVLPAVLIFVIFYIIPFIWVFQLGMYEWDGILPTKVFVGLANFKEIFFEDKIWWQSMLNAGWITFIALTFQNALAFLLALACDREIKLKHFYRLIFFIPPVLSEVVVGLVWQWMLDGNYGLLNHWLTQLGLGNLARNWLSDPRTALTTVAIVHSWKGFGWGFLIFLAGLQTIPRELYEAARLDGANAWHCFKKITLPLMVPVAVLVGILTVLGTMQAFVLITAMTDGGPAYHTQVPVLRILWAMRGSSRFGYACAQGISFGLILVAISFIQYRFSRKARQA; the protein is encoded by the coding sequence ATGAGAATTAAGTCCACATTAGAAAATTATCTATTTGTTTTGCCCGCGGTATTAATCTTCGTTATTTTTTACATTATTCCTTTTATCTGGGTCTTTCAACTGGGGATGTATGAATGGGACGGTATACTCCCCACCAAGGTCTTTGTGGGCCTGGCGAATTTTAAGGAGATATTCTTTGAAGATAAGATCTGGTGGCAGTCCATGCTTAACGCCGGATGGATTACTTTTATTGCTTTAACTTTTCAAAATGCCCTGGCATTTCTTTTAGCCTTAGCCTGTGACCGCGAGATAAAACTAAAGCATTTTTACCGGCTCATCTTTTTTATCCCGCCGGTTTTATCCGAGGTAGTGGTAGGCCTGGTCTGGCAGTGGATGCTCGACGGGAACTATGGGTTGTTAAATCATTGGCTTACGCAATTAGGCCTGGGGAATTTAGCCAGGAATTGGCTCTCTGACCCCCGAACCGCACTTACTACCGTGGCTATTGTGCATTCCTGGAAGGGGTTTGGCTGGGGATTTTTGATATTTTTAGCCGGCCTGCAGACGATACCGCGCGAACTCTATGAGGCGGCGCGCTTAGACGGAGCAAATGCCTGGCATTGTTTTAAAAAGATTACCCTTCCTTTAATGGTGCCTGTGGCAGTATTGGTAGGGATACTCACGGTCTTAGGCACCATGCAGGCTTTTGTCCTGATTACGGCCATGACCGACGGCGGCCCGGCATATCATACGCAGGTGCCGGTGCTAAGGATCCTGTGGGCAATGCGCGGTTCATCGCGTTTCGGTTATGCCTGTGCCCAGGGGATTAGTTTCGGTTTGATTCTGGTGGCAATTTCTTTTATTCAGTACCGTTTTTCGCGCAAGGCGCGCCAAGCATAA
- a CDS encoding carbohydrate ABC transporter permease, translating into MKTIAYYKTKKVMINLFIHLFLITIAASCIFPLLWMVSSSLKTQETVFKDMSLIPHQFHFENYLLAWKEGGFGRYALNSIIYTASVVIGIIIIASLAAYAFSRLRFPGRNILFFMFMAAMMIPIPGSFVPLYVLLSKLHLRNTALGYILCMVSVGLSTSIFLLKTFFDKLPRELEDAARIDGCSKFGIWWHVALPLAKPVLAVVVVFNALNVWNEYVLALIIFENKNLMPLQRALMMFRGEFLTDYPLLMAGLTITALPIIIVYLLMQKYIVKGVTSGALFE; encoded by the coding sequence ATGAAGACGATAGCGTATTATAAGACTAAGAAGGTAATGATAAATTTATTCATCCATCTTTTTTTAATTACCATTGCCGCAAGCTGCATATTTCCCTTGTTATGGATGGTTTCCTCAAGCCTGAAGACCCAGGAGACGGTATTTAAAGACATGTCTTTAATCCCGCATCAGTTTCATTTTGAAAATTATCTCCTTGCCTGGAAAGAAGGGGGGTTCGGCAGGTATGCCTTAAACAGCATAATTTACACTGCCTCGGTGGTAATCGGCATAATTATTATCGCCTCTTTAGCCGCTTACGCGTTTAGCCGCTTGCGTTTCCCGGGAAGGAATATTCTTTTCTTCATGTTTATGGCGGCGATGATGATACCCATACCCGGAAGTTTTGTTCCCCTATACGTCCTCTTGAGTAAATTGCACTTAAGGAATACCGCCTTGGGCTATATCCTGTGCATGGTGAGCGTGGGGTTATCCACAAGTATCTTCCTTTTAAAGACCTTTTTTGATAAACTTCCGCGCGAATTAGAAGACGCGGCCAGGATAGACGGGTGCTCCAAATTCGGCATCTGGTGGCACGTGGCTTTACCTTTGGCAAAACCGGTATTGGCAGTAGTCGTGGTCTTTAACGCCCTGAATGTCTGGAACGAATACGTGCTGGCCCTGATAATATTTGAGAATAAAAACCTGATGCCCCTGCAACGGGCGTTGATGATGTTTCGGGGAGAGTTCTTGACTGATTACCCGCTTTTGATGGCTGGCTTGACTATAACGGCCCTGCCTATAATCATAGTGTACCTCCTGATGCAGAAGTATATTGTTAAGGGAGTAACTTCCGGCGCGTTATTTGAATGA
- a CDS encoding MFS transporter → MEQSTSQPKHHVTAREDRIPVFQKAIYSIGGLVNSIQSAAIGAMVIVLNIGLGVNPALVGLVGAIPRLIDAISDPITGYFSDNFRSRWGRRRPVIFFGAIIGGILFALMFQLYKGHSESFYFWYFAAFQSLYFLGFTCFSIPWIALGYEMTPDYHERTRLQAASNFIGQFAWIIAPWFFKIMDNKSMFVDIVHGARVLSIILGAFIVVGGILPAIFIKERFADIPKPKRGEGPWNITKDFFRGSVIAFQCRPFVKLCAVTFLIFNGFMLASAFSAYVIFFYVYHGDYSKGGTLLGWFGSLSSVCTFCVIYLATWLSTKIGKRKTFLITISISIIGYALKWIGYNPDHPYLLLIAAPFIAFGLGSLFTLVSSMVADVCDFDELLTGTRREGLFGAIYWWMVKLGLAISSLLSGILLNVTGFNIALGANQTVSALFWMRICDIGIPIVTSLVAIFIIMTFEISEAKACEIRAQVERRRGERRSEEMRVEEERRRGERREQG, encoded by the coding sequence ATGGAACAATCAACTAGTCAGCCAAAACACCATGTTACGGCCCGCGAAGACCGCATCCCTGTTTTTCAAAAAGCCATATACAGCATAGGAGGGCTGGTTAATAGTATTCAGTCCGCAGCTATTGGGGCGATGGTCATTGTTTTAAACATCGGATTAGGCGTGAACCCCGCTTTAGTGGGCCTGGTGGGGGCCATCCCTCGCCTTATCGACGCCATATCAGATCCCATTACCGGCTACTTTTCAGATAATTTCCGAAGCCGATGGGGACGCCGCAGGCCTGTTATATTCTTCGGAGCGATTATCGGGGGAATCCTTTTCGCATTGATGTTCCAGCTATATAAGGGGCATAGCGAGAGTTTCTATTTCTGGTATTTCGCGGCATTCCAGAGCCTTTATTTTCTTGGATTTACCTGTTTTTCCATCCCCTGGATCGCCTTAGGGTATGAAATGACGCCTGATTATCATGAACGCACACGCTTGCAGGCGGCCAGCAATTTTATCGGCCAATTTGCCTGGATAATCGCTCCCTGGTTCTTCAAGATTATGGACAATAAGAGTATGTTTGTAGATATTGTCCATGGGGCGCGAGTCCTCTCAATAATCCTTGGTGCCTTTATCGTGGTTGGCGGCATACTTCCGGCAATTTTTATCAAAGAGCGTTTCGCTGACATACCGAAACCTAAAAGAGGAGAGGGCCCTTGGAATATTACCAAAGACTTCTTCCGCGGTTCTGTGATTGCTTTCCAATGCCGCCCGTTTGTTAAACTGTGCGCGGTAACATTCTTGATCTTTAACGGATTTATGCTTGCCTCCGCCTTCTCAGCCTATGTTATTTTCTTCTATGTGTATCATGGCGATTATTCCAAAGGCGGCACACTGCTTGGTTGGTTTGGCTCGCTTAGTTCCGTTTGTACTTTCTGCGTCATTTACTTGGCCACATGGCTCTCCACAAAGATCGGCAAGCGAAAAACCTTTTTAATCACCATTTCCATTTCCATCATCGGTTACGCTTTGAAATGGATAGGGTATAACCCCGACCATCCATACTTACTGCTGATCGCAGCCCCCTTTATTGCCTTCGGCCTGGGATCGCTCTTCACATTGGTCAGTTCCATGGTTGCCGATGTTTGTGATTTTGACGAACTTTTGACCGGCACGCGCAGAGAAGGTTTGTTTGGCGCTATTTACTGGTGGATGGTAAAACTGGGACTTGCGATTTCATCGCTTCTCTCCGGGATCCTCCTGAATGTAACCGGCTTCAATATCGCATTAGGCGCTAACCAGACGGTCAGCGCTTTATTCTGGATGAGGATATGCGATATCGGAATTCCAATTGTGACCTCTTTAGTTGCTATTTTCATTATTATGACTTTTGAAATTTCAGAAGCTAAGGCATGTGAAATTCGTGCGCAGGTAGAGCGGCGAAGAGGGGAAAGACGAAGCGAAGAAATGCGGGTAGAAGAAGAAAGGCGTAGAGGCGAAAGACGGGAACAGGGTTAA